One genomic segment of Sander lucioperca isolate FBNREF2018 chromosome 10, SLUC_FBN_1.2, whole genome shotgun sequence includes these proteins:
- the LOC118495980 gene encoding sialoadhesin-like: MKIRSSRDDGEFKRGEAVTLNCSAAICTIHQLEVTWFRDGHALSETGPALHLNNLTAKDCGNYTCGLKKNNRTLSVPYSLHVEDQMKIRSSRDDGEFKRGEAVTLNCTTSCTIHQLEVTWFRDGHALSETGPTLHLSYLTAKNSGNYTCGLKKNNRTLSVPYSLHVEADEEGGGLPLIVGLVVGVLLFLFAVILVVCIIKRKRAAGLDQTAVGRDGEQEHSDNIYSNDFLPLAEQQGPSRAVEEVSYASVQFTHKKQARPVEEVEDSIIYSSVARTG; the protein is encoded by the exons ATGAAGATAAGAAGCTCCAGAGATGACGGAGAGTTTAAAAGAGGAGAAGCAGTCACACTGAACTGTTCTGCTGCAATCTGCACTATCCACCAACTGGAGGTCACCTGGTTCAGAGATGGCCACGCCCTCTCAGAAACTGGCCCCGCCCTCCATCTCAACAACCTGACTGCAAAGGATTGTGGGAACTACACCTGTGGTTTGAAGAAGAACAACCGCACCCTCTCAGTGCCGTACAGCCTGCATGTGGAAG atcaGATGAAGATAAGAAGCTCCAGAGATGATGGAGAGTTTAAAAGAGGGGAAGCAGTCACACTGAACTGCACCACAAGCTGCACTATCCACCAACTGGAGGTCACCTGGTTCAGAGATGGCCACGCCCTCTCAGAGACTGGCCCCACCCTCCATCTCAGCTATCTGACTGCAAAGAATTCTGGTAACTACACCTGTGGTTTGAAGAAGAACAACCGCACCCTCTCCGTCCCGTATAGCCTGCATGTGGAGGCTGACGAGGAAG GAGGAGGTCTGCCTCTGATTGTTGGTCTCGTGGTCGGGGTCCTGCTGTTTCTCTTCGCTGTTATTCTGGTCGTCTGCATCATCAAAAG GAAGAGAGCAGCAGGTCTGGATCAGACAGCCGTGGGACGGGACGGGGAACAAGAG CACTCTGATAACATCTACAGCAACGACTTCCTGCCGCTTGCTGAGCAGCAGGGACCcagcagggctgtggaggaAGTCAGCTACGCCTCGGTCCAGTTCACACACAAGAAGCAGGCCAG accggtggaggaggtggaggactCCATCATCTACAGCTCTGTAGCCAGAACAGGCTGA